A window of Adhaeribacter arboris genomic DNA:
GTTCCCGGAAATGAGGAGTAAAGGCAGCTTGTTAAATTAAAGGAAGTTGTTCCAGTTTAATAAATATTAGATATGCATGTTTGGGCTTTATCGACTAAATCTTTGAGAATTAATCCTCCGAAATTTTAAATTAGAATTACGTGTATAAATAAACCATAAGTCTAATCTACGCAGCTTAGACGGCCTCTCCTCCTCTGTTCTTAGGGGAGGTGCCTTTAGGCGGAGGGGTTACCCCATGGCAGATGAGCCAATAGCATAACCAATAAAAACCAAGGCGTAAATGGCCAAGATAACAAGGAGAAATATGCCCCAGAATTTAAAGAAAGACTTGAGCCGGGAAAAGGCATACGCTAAGTTAACCTCTTCGCCGTATAGAAGGGCGGCTTTGGTTTTGGTGGAAAATTGGTATAAATACAAAGTGGGAAAAAAGTAGAGAACCGCGAAAAACAGCAAATAGATGGTCATGATGACACTGGAACCACCGG
This region includes:
- a CDS encoding DUF5362 family protein; the protein is MEMDNQMPGGGLEPLRSELQVTAQMRNYLLLTAKWTRFLAIVGFVFIGLMVIGAFTFGAIMRSMMANFPGAPTSIPGGSSVIMTIYLLFFAVLYFFPTLYLYQFSTKTKAALLYGEEVNLAYAFSRLKSFFKFWGIFLLVILAIYALVFIGYAIGSSAMG